AGCTGCTGCGGTCCGCCGCCGGCCGCCTGCTGTCGCTGCTGCGCCCGAGCGACCAGGTGGCGCGCTTCGGCGGCGACGAATTTGTGGTGCTGCTGTCGCCCTGCGACGGCGAACGCATGGCGGCCTCGGTGGCGGCCCGCATCGTCGAGGCCTTCGGGGTGCCGTTCCTGATCGGCGACGAGCTGCATGCGGTCGGCTCCTCGATCGGCATCAGCCTGTACCCGCGCGACGGCCTGGATGCCGAGACCCTGCTCAAGCACAGCGATATCGCCATGTACGTCGGCAAGAACGAGGGCAAGGGGCAATACCGCTTCTTCGATCCTTCACTGTCGTCGACCCTCAATTCGCGGGCGCGCCTGAAGCAGAATATGCTGGAAGCGCTGGAGGCCGACCAGTTCGTGCTGTACTACCAGCCGCGGGTGGATGCGCGCAGCGGGGAGTTGCTGAGCATGGAAGCGCTGGTGCGCTGGCGCCATCCGACCCTGGGCATGGTGGCGCCGGGCGAATTCATCCCGCTGGCCGAGGCTACCGGCCTGATCGTGCGCATCGGCGAGACCGTGATCGACAAGGCCTGTGCCCAGCTGGCCGCCTGGCGCGAGGCCGGCGTGGCCCTGGTGCCGGTCTCGATCAACGTCTCGCCCAAGCAGTTCCTGCGCGGCGGCGTGCAGCGCCAGCTGAGCGCAGCCCTGCTGCGGCACCGGGTGCCGGCCAGCCTGATCGAGGTCGAGATCACCGAATCGGCGATGATGGGCGACCAGGACGACATCCTGGCCGAACTGGCGGCCCTGCGCGCATTGGGCGTGAAACTGCATGTGGACGATTTCGGCACCGGTTACTCGTCGCTGTCGCAACTGCAGCGCCTCAAGATGGACGTGCTGAAAGTCGACCGCGCCTTCACCACCGAGCTGGCCAATTCGAAGGAGGGCAAGGTGTTCTTCCAGGCCATCGTGTCGATGGCCCACGCGCTGGGCATGTCGGTGGTGGCCGAGGGCGTCGAGACCGAGGAACAGCTGGCGATCCTGCGCCACCTCGATTGCAACGAGGTGCAGGGCTACTACATCGCGCGGCCGGTGCCGGCGCAGGAGATGGCCGAGATGATGGAACGGCGCTACCTGCTCGATGCGCCGGTGACGGCGCATTCGGCAGAAGGATGATGGTCAGTCGAGGTCGGAGGCGGCGTGGCGCTCGTGGACCTGGTCGGCTTCCGGCCCGAACGAACGATTGACCTTGCGGCCGCGGATGACAGCCGGCCGCGCGGCAATCTCGTCGGCCCAGCGCCTGACGTTCACATACTCGTGCACCGACAGGAACTCGCCGGCCTCATACAACTGCCCCAGCACCAGCCCGCCATACCACGGCCAGATCGCCATGTCGGCGATCGTGTATTCCTCGCCTGCAACAAAACGCCTGTCGGCCAGGTGACGGTCGAGCACGTCGAGCTGGCGCTTGGCTTCCATCGCATAGCGGTCGATCGGGTATTGCAGTTTTTCCGGCGCATAGGCATAGAAGTGGCCGAAGCCGCCGCCGACAAACGGCGCCGAACCCATCTGCCAGAACAGCCAGTTCATGGTCTCGGCCCGCGCCACGCCGTCCTTCGGCAGGAAGGCGCCGAATTTCTCGGCCAGGTAGACGAGGATCGAACCGGATTCGAACACGCGCACCGGCTCGGGCCCGCTGCGGTCGACCAGGGCCGGAATCTTCGAATTGGGGTTGGCCTCGACGAAGCCGCTCGAGAACTGCATGCCCTCGTTGATCTTGATGAGCCAGGCGTCGTACTCGGCGCCGGCATGGCCGGCGGCCAGCAGCTCTTCGAGCAGGATGGTGACCTTCACGCCGTTCGGCGTCGCCAGCGAATACAGCTGCAGCGGATGCTGGCCGACCGGCAATTCCTTGTCATGGGTCGGCCCGGCCACCGGGCGGTTGATGCTGGCGAAGGCGCCGCCGGAAGAGGCGGGCGGCGTCCAGACTTTCGGTGGGACGTAGGATGCTTGGTCGGCCATTGGATCTCCTTGAACCTGGTCAAAGAATTCATTCTAGCCAAAGGCGGAAAGACGCGCCGGGGCCGCCCCGAAATGCCTAGCGGCCTGCCACTTGCTGCAGAATTCCTGTCATTTTTCGCATTCTGCCGAAGAAAAAGCGGCTGGCGCTGGCCCCGGAGCCCGGTATTTCCTATGCTGTCGGGTCCACTACGAGAAAGGCCGGGACATGCACAACCCTTCGCGCCGCGAGACATTCAAACTGCTGCTGGCGGGCGCCAGCCTGCCGGCCCTGCCGGCCGCGGCGGCGACCGCAACCACCGCGACCACCGCCTGCGACGCCGCCGCCCCGCGCTGGCGGCGCGGCATCGAAGGCCAGCGCCAGGCCGACCAGGGCGACGGCACCTACCTGAACCCCATCATCGCCGGCGACCATCCCGACCCGACCGTGCTCAAGGACGGCAAGGATTACTACCTCACGTATTCCTCGTTCTATTCCTACCCCGGCCTGGTGATCTGGCATTCGACCGACCTGGTCAACTGGCGGCCGCTGGCGCCGGCGCTCACGAAGCCGCTGGGGACGATCTGGGCGGTCGACCTGTGCAAGCACGACGGCCGCTATTTCATCTATATCCCAGCCGCCCCGGACGGCAAGCCGTGGTCCATCTACGCGATCTGGGCCGACCGCATCGAGGGACCGTGGAGCGACCCGGTCGACCTCAAGATCCCCGACTGCATCGACCCCGGCCACGTGGTCGGCGAGGACGGCAAGCGCTACCTGTTCGTCAACGGCATCCGCAAGATCCGCCTCACCGACGATGGCCTGGCCACCGATGGCAAGCTGGAAAAAGCATATGAACCGTGGCGCTATCCGACCGACTGGGTGGTCGAGAACTTCGCGCCCGAAGGCCCCAAGCTGCTGCGGCGCGGCAAGTGGTTCTACCTGGTGACGGCGGTCGGCGGCACCGCCGGCCCGGTCACCGGCCATATGGTGATCGCGGCGCGCGCGACTTCGGTCCACGGGCCGTGGGAACACTGTCCGCACAACCCGCTGGTGCGCTCGCTCGGCACGGCCGAGCCGTGGTGGTCGCGCGGCCATGCGACCCTGGTCGAGGGCCCGGCCGGCGACTGGTGGATGATCTACCATGGCTACGAGAACGGCTACCGCACGCTGGGTCGGCAAACACTGCTCGAACCGATCGAATGGACGGACGACGGCTGGTTCCGCGCCCTGGGCGGCGACCTGTCGCGCGCGCTGCCCAAGCCGAAAGGCGGAGCGGCCGGCCCGGCCGGCCATGCGCTGTCCGACGACTTCACGCGCCAGCGCTTCGGGGTGCAATGGGCGTTCCACGATCCGGCGCCGGACGAGATGGGCCGCGCGCGCTATGTGCAGCAGGGGCTGCGCATCGCCGCGCGCGGCACGTCGCCCGCCGACAGCCGGCCGCTGACCTGCGGCGTGGGCGATCGCGCCTATGAGGTGGAGGTGGATCTCACCCTGGAGGGAGAGGCCGAAGCCGGCCTGCTGCTGTTCTACAGCCAGAAGGCCTTCGTCGGCATCGGCTTCACGCGCGACGAGGTCAAGACCTTCCAGTACGCCGAAGAGCAGGGCTGGGCCCGTGGCAAGCGCAAGACGACATCGGTGCGGGTCAGGATGACGAACGACGAACACGTCGTCACCTGGCATTACTCCCACGACGGCGGCAAGACCTGGACCCTGCACGGCACGCGGATGGAAGTTTCGGGCATCCACCACAATGTGTTCGGCGGCTTCCTGAGCCTGAAGGTCGGCATCTACTGCGCCGGCGCCGGCGCGGTCACGCTGGGCGATTTCCGCTACCGCGCGCTGGCGTCTTGACCTGCCGGGCGGGCACGCCATACTATAGTTGACCCCGGCGGCATTGGCGCTGCCGGCGGCTGGCGAGCCGTCCCATGTCCCTATCCTGTCTTCCTGCCCCAGGCGGGCCGCGCCTGATCCTTTTCGTCGGTTTTCCCGGCATGTGCATGCTCGACATCGCCGGTCCGCAGACCGTGTTCTGGTGCGCCTCGAAAGTCATGGAAGAGCGCGGCCTGCCGGGCTATGCGCGCCACCTGGTCAGCCTCGACGGCGGCCTGGTGCAGACCCTGGAAGGCGTGGCGATGCAGACGGAGCGCCTGGCCGACTTCGACCCCTGCGAGGTCGACACCCTGGTGGTGCCGGGCGCGCCGGACATCGTCGATGCCGTGCGGCGCGAGGCCACGCTGGTGGCCTGGCTGCGCGCGCGCGCCTTCGAGGCGCGCCGCGTATCGTCGGTGTGCACCGGCGCCTTCGTGCTGGCCGCCGCCGGCCTGCTCGACGGCAAGCGCGCGGCTACCCACTGGATGACCTACGACCTGCTGCGTGACAACTACCCGCGGGTCGAGGTCGACCGCGAAGCGATCTTCGTCCAGCATGGGGACACCTGGACCTCGGGCGGCGTCACCGCCGGGATCGACCTGGCGCTGGCGATGGTGGAGGCCGATTGCGGCCGCGAAGTCGCGCTGGCCGTCGCGCGCGAACTGGTGGTGTTCGTCAAGCGCCCGAGCGGCCAGCCCCAGCTGAGCTGGATGCTGCAGGCCCAGGCCGGCGATGGGCCGCTGTTCGACGAACTGCATATGTGGATCCTGGCGAACCTGGAACGGACCGACCTCAGCGTGGAGGTGCTGGCGGCGCGCATGCGCATGAGCCCGCGCAACTTCAGCCGGGTGTACAAGGACAAGACCGGCCAGACGCCGGCCCGGGCGGTCGAGCGCTTCCGCCTGGAAGCCGCCTGCCGCCTGCTGCAGGACTCGGCGCGCCACGTCGACCAGGTGGCCCTGCTGTGCGGCTTCGGCGACGAGGGCCGCATGCGCAAGTCGTTCCAGCGCCACCTGCACACCTCGCCCACCGCCTACCGCCACCGCCTGGATACCGTTACGCCGCCTGCGCCTTCAGCCAGTCATCGACCGTGACCGTGCCAAGGCGCGCTTCGCCTGCCGGCACCAGCGAGCCATCTTCCAGCACGGCGCCGAAATAGGGCGCCTGCGGGTCGGCCACGATCTTGCGCGCGTCGCCTTTCGCCTGCAGGTAATGCTGGACCAGGTCGGCCATCCGCACGCGCTCGGGGCCGGCGATCTCGACCACGCCGTTGCGCGGCGCGCCGAGCGCGTAGTCGGCCATGGCCAGCGCCACGTCGCCCGATGCGATCGCCTGGATGCTCGCCGACGGCAGGCGCAGCGTATCGCCTTCGCCCGCGGAGGCGGCGATCCCGCCCAGGAACTCGAAGAACTGGGTCGAGCGCACGATGGTATAGGGCAGGCCGGACTCGCGGATCAGCGCCTCTTGCGCGCACTTGCCGCGGAAGTAGCCGCTGGCGGGAAGGCGGTCGGTGCCGACCACCGACAGCGCGACGTGGTGCTTGACGCCCGCCGCCGTGGCCGCCCTCAGCAGGTTGCGGCCCGAGGTCGTGAAGAAGTCCATCACCGCGTCGTCGGCGAACGACGGCGAGTTGGCGACGTCGACCACGACGTCGGCGCCGGCCAGGGCGGCGGCCACGCCTTCGCCGGTCATGGTGTCGACCCCGGTGCTGGGGGAAGCGGCGACCGCTTCATGGCCGCGTTGCTGCAGGATGGCGACCAGCTTGCTGCCGATCAGGCCGCTGCCGCCGATGACGATGATTTTCATGATGTCCTTTCGATTCCCAGTGCGGCTGGGGCCGTGCGCGACGATTCGCAGTCGGTATCGAGTGTAGGAGCGTGCCTGGCGCGGCGGTAGGGCCGCCGCTGGCGGCACCGTGTTGAGCGCCAGGCGACAATCCGTTCAGCGCACCAGCGCCACCACGCACACGATGCCCTGGCGCGCCATCTTGGCGTAGGGGCAGATGCGCTCGGTGTTGCGGATGAGTTCTTCGGCGGTGGCGCGCGGCAGCCGCGGCAGGTCGATGCGGATCTCGGCCATCAGGGTGTACAGGCCGTCGACCGGATCGCGGCCGAAGGTCACCGCGGCGTCGACGGTGGCGCCGTCGAGCGCGATGCCGGCGCGCGTGGCCAGCAGGGTGAGCGCGCCGTGGAAGCAGGCGGCGAAGCCGGCCGCGAACAGCTGCTCGGGATTGGTGCCGCCGCCGGGCCCGCCCAGCGCCGCCGGCAGGCGCAGCGCGAGCTCCAGGTTGCCGTCGTCGGAGCGGGCGATGCCGGACGCGCGGCCATGCCCCGCCTCGCCGCCGCTGACGCGGACCGTGGTCGAGTACAGGGGTTCGAAATCGTCGCCGACGTATTTGTCGAGCATCGTGATGGGCGGGGGCGCCAGCCTGTTCTTCAACGCGGTCTCCAGGAGTGGTGAAAGCCCAGTGTAGGAAGGCGCGGCGCCGGCGGCTAGCGCCGCGGCGCTCACTGTCATGGTGCCTGTGGCGCAACAATCGTTGCTTCAGCCGGCGAAGTTGTTCAGGCAGTGCAGGTCGAGCGCGCGGATGCGCGGGGTGATGTAGTCGATGAAGACCCGGGTGCGCAGCGGCAGGTGGTGCCGGCTCAGGTAGCAGATATAGTGGCCGCGGTCGTCCGGCGCATGCTGCGGCAGGCAGGCGACCAGGCGGCCCGCGCGCAGGTGCTCGCACACCTGGTAGCCGGCCAGCTGCGCCAGCCCGGCGCCGTCGAGCACCGCCTGCAGCACCAGTTCGGCGTCGTTGAAGCTGTGGTTGGCCGCCGGCAGCAGGGTGCGGCGGCGCCCGTGTTCCTTGAATTCCCACTCGCACACCTGGCCCGAGGGCAGGCGCAGGTTGACGCAGCGGTGGCGCGCCACCTCGTCGAGCGTCTGCGGCAGGCCATGGGCGGCGGCATAGGCGGGCGCGGCGCAGACCAGCATCTGCATCGGGATCAGCTGGCGCGCCACCAGCTGGCTGTCGTCCAGCCGGCCGTTGCGGAACGAGACGTCGATGCGGTCGGCGATGAAGTCGAGCGGGCTGTCATCGAGGATCAGGTCGAGCCGGATGTCCGGATAGGCGGCGTGGAAGCCGCGCAGCAGCGGCGCCACGATCTTGCGGCCGAAGTCGCTGGCCGCGTGCAGGCGCAACTGGCCGCGCGGCACGCCGCAGCGCAGCTCGCGCATTTCTTCCACCGATTGCACGATCCGCTCGACGCCGGGCTTGCAGTTGGCGTAGAACTGTTCGCCTTCGCTGGTGAGCGAGGTGAGGCGGGTAGTGCGCAGGAACAGGCGGGTATCGAGCTGCGCTTCCAGTTTCTGCACGCTGCGGCTGACGGCCGAACGGCCGATGCCCAGGCGCTCGGCGGCCCGGGCGAACGAGCCTTCGTGGACCACGGCGATGAAGGCCAGCACGCCGGCATAGGTGGTGGAAAAGCTCGAGGCCAGCCCGTCCATGTCTGGCGTGGCCGGCATCTGCGGCGGCGGCGGGGTGAATTCACCGATCGCAAAGCGTTCGTTCTTCATGGCGTGATCTCGGATGTGGCTGTGTTACCTCTTCATGGTAGTGTCCGGCGATCTCTTTCGTAAATGACAAATAACGGCCGAATTGCGCCAAGGCCGGCCGGCCGCGATTGTTGCGTTTACGGCAGCAGTCTGAAGCCCGCCGCACGCCTGTTGCGGGGGCAGGGCGCGCCCTACACTGGTGGATGCAATGACATCACCAAGAAAGGAATTCGACATGTCGCGCTTGAGAAAATTCGCCGGAGCCGCCGGCCTCCTGATGACCCTGCCGCTGGCGGCGCCCGCCTGGGCGGCGGCGCTCGATCCGGTCGTCAAGGAACTGTTCACCAAGGCGCTGGACGACCATCCCGGCAAGGAAGTCCTCATGATTACCGTCGTCTATCCGCCCGGCGGCGGTGACCCCATCCACCGCCACGACGCGCACGGCTTCATCTATGTGCTCGAAGGTTCGATCGTGATGGGGGTGAAGGGCGGGAAGGAGCACACGCTGGGACCGGGCCAGACCTTCTACGAAAGCCCGCGCGACCTGCATACGGTGGGACGCAATGCGAGCAAGACCAAGCCGGCCAAGTTCCTGGTATTCCTGCTGAAGGACAAGAACAAGCCGTTCTTCATGCCGGTGCAGTAATAATGCAAAAACCCGCCGAAGCGGGTTTTTGGAGAGAGCGACCAACCGGCTTACACGTAAGCCGCCAGCGCGCCTTTCATCTTCTTGAGCGCCGCCGATTCGATCTGGCGGATGCGCTCGGCCGACACGCTGAATTCTTCGGCCAGCGTGTGCAGGGTGGCGCCCGAGCCGTCGTCGTTGGCCAGCCAGCGCGCCTCGATGATGCGGCGCGAACGGGGGTCGAGCTTGCCCAGCGCCGTTTCCAGGCCCTCGGACTGCAGGCGGGTGACCTGCTCGGCTTCGAGCACCTTGGTCGGTTCCTGCTGGTCCGACGACAGGTAGGCGATCGGCGAGAACTTGTCGTCTTCGTCGTCGGTCGGCGATTCCAGCGCGATGTCGCGGCCCGAGAGGCGGGTTTCCATCTCGATCACTTCTTCGCGCTTGACGCCCAGCAGCTTCGCCAGGTCGTCGACCTGGCCAGGGGACATCGCGTCCAGGCCGGTCTTGTTGCTGCGCAGGTTGAAGAACAGCTTGCGCTGGGCCTTGGTCGTGGCGACTTTTACCAGGCGCCAGTTCTTGAGAATGTACTCATGCATCTC
This portion of the Telluria beijingensis genome encodes:
- the yghU gene encoding glutathione-dependent disulfide-bond oxidoreductase, translating into MADQASYVPPKVWTPPASSGGAFASINRPVAGPTHDKELPVGQHPLQLYSLATPNGVKVTILLEELLAAGHAGAEYDAWLIKINEGMQFSSGFVEANPNSKIPALVDRSGPEPVRVFESGSILVYLAEKFGAFLPKDGVARAETMNWLFWQMGSAPFVGGGFGHFYAYAPEKLQYPIDRYAMEAKRQLDVLDRHLADRRFVAGEEYTIADMAIWPWYGGLVLGQLYEAGEFLSVHEYVNVRRWADEIAARPAVIRGRKVNRSFGPEADQVHERHAASDLD
- a CDS encoding family 43 glycosylhydrolase encodes the protein MHNPSRRETFKLLLAGASLPALPAAAATATTATTACDAAAPRWRRGIEGQRQADQGDGTYLNPIIAGDHPDPTVLKDGKDYYLTYSSFYSYPGLVIWHSTDLVNWRPLAPALTKPLGTIWAVDLCKHDGRYFIYIPAAPDGKPWSIYAIWADRIEGPWSDPVDLKIPDCIDPGHVVGEDGKRYLFVNGIRKIRLTDDGLATDGKLEKAYEPWRYPTDWVVENFAPEGPKLLRRGKWFYLVTAVGGTAGPVTGHMVIAARATSVHGPWEHCPHNPLVRSLGTAEPWWSRGHATLVEGPAGDWWMIYHGYENGYRTLGRQTLLEPIEWTDDGWFRALGGDLSRALPKPKGGAAGPAGHALSDDFTRQRFGVQWAFHDPAPDEMGRARYVQQGLRIAARGTSPADSRPLTCGVGDRAYEVEVDLTLEGEAEAGLLLFYSQKAFVGIGFTRDEVKTFQYAEEQGWARGKRKTTSVRVRMTNDEHVVTWHYSHDGGKTWTLHGTRMEVSGIHHNVFGGFLSLKVGIYCAGAGAVTLGDFRYRALAS
- a CDS encoding GlxA family transcriptional regulator; the protein is MCMLDIAGPQTVFWCASKVMEERGLPGYARHLVSLDGGLVQTLEGVAMQTERLADFDPCEVDTLVVPGAPDIVDAVRREATLVAWLRARAFEARRVSSVCTGAFVLAAAGLLDGKRAATHWMTYDLLRDNYPRVEVDREAIFVQHGDTWTSGGVTAGIDLALAMVEADCGREVALAVARELVVFVKRPSGQPQLSWMLQAQAGDGPLFDELHMWILANLERTDLSVEVLAARMRMSPRNFSRVYKDKTGQTPARAVERFRLEAACRLLQDSARHVDQVALLCGFGDEGRMRKSFQRHLHTSPTAYRHRLDTVTPPAPSASHRP
- a CDS encoding SDR family oxidoreductase — translated: MKIIVIGGSGLIGSKLVAILQQRGHEAVAASPSTGVDTMTGEGVAAALAGADVVVDVANSPSFADDAVMDFFTTSGRNLLRAATAAGVKHHVALSVVGTDRLPASGYFRGKCAQEALIRESGLPYTIVRSTQFFEFLGGIAASAGEGDTLRLPSASIQAIASGDVALAMADYALGAPRNGVVEIAGPERVRMADLVQHYLQAKGDARKIVADPQAPYFGAVLEDGSLVPAGEARLGTVTVDDWLKAQAA
- a CDS encoding Ohr family peroxiredoxin; translated protein: MLDKYVGDDFEPLYSTTVRVSGGEAGHGRASGIARSDDGNLELALRLPAALGGPGGGTNPEQLFAAGFAACFHGALTLLATRAGIALDGATVDAAVTFGRDPVDGLYTLMAEIRIDLPRLPRATAEELIRNTERICPYAKMARQGIVCVVALVR
- a CDS encoding LysR family transcriptional regulator, with the protein product MPATPDMDGLASSFSTTYAGVLAFIAVVHEGSFARAAERLGIGRSAVSRSVQKLEAQLDTRLFLRTTRLTSLTSEGEQFYANCKPGVERIVQSVEEMRELRCGVPRGQLRLHAASDFGRKIVAPLLRGFHAAYPDIRLDLILDDSPLDFIADRIDVSFRNGRLDDSQLVARQLIPMQMLVCAAPAYAAAHGLPQTLDEVARHRCVNLRLPSGQVCEWEFKEHGRRRTLLPAANHSFNDAELVLQAVLDGAGLAQLAGYQVCEHLRAGRLVACLPQHAPDDRGHYICYLSRHHLPLRTRVFIDYITPRIRALDLHCLNNFAG
- a CDS encoding cupin domain-containing protein, with product MSRLRKFAGAAGLLMTLPLAAPAWAAALDPVVKELFTKALDDHPGKEVLMITVVYPPGGGDPIHRHDAHGFIYVLEGSIVMGVKGGKEHTLGPGQTFYESPRDLHTVGRNASKTKPAKFLVFLLKDKNKPFFMPVQ
- the rpoH gene encoding RNA polymerase sigma factor RpoH, with the protein product MSAQSALVPTGSRALGLGFTGNLGNIDAYISAVNRLPMLTHEEEVSLAKRLRDDHDLDAAQKLVLSHLRLVVSIARGYLGYGLPHADLIQEGNIGLMKAVKRFDPNQGVRLVSYAMHWIKAEMHEYILKNWRLVKVATTKAQRKLFFNLRSNKTGLDAMSPGQVDDLAKLLGVKREEVIEMETRLSGRDIALESPTDDEDDKFSPIAYLSSDQQEPTKVLEAEQVTRLQSEGLETALGKLDPRSRRIIEARWLANDDGSGATLHTLAEEFSVSAERIRQIESAALKKMKGALAAYV